In Acidobacteriota bacterium, the genomic stretch TCGCCGATCCGCGCGTGCGGCTCTTCCGCCAGCCGCGCCGCGCGGGAAAGACCGCGGGCATCAACCGTATCGGCGCCGAGGCGCGCGGAGCGATCCTCGTCCAGACCGACGCCAACGTGCTCTTCGCCCCCGGCACGCTCCGCGCTCTCGCCCGCGCCTTCGACGACGCGACGGTCGGGGTCGCGATCGGCGAGGTGGTCTTCACCAACGAGGACGATCCCGACGTCTCCGCGGGCGAAGGGCTGTACTGGCGGTTCGAGACCTGGACGAAACGGTGCGAGGCGGAGCGAGACCTGCTCGCGGTGGCCAACGGCGGTGTCTACGCCATCCGGCGGAGCCTGTGGCGGCCGCTTCCGCCGCAGATCGCCGGCGACGCCGCGGAGCCGCTCCTCGCCGCGATCGCCGGCTTGCGAACGATCGTCGTGCCGGAGGCGCGCGCGTACGAGCGCGCGGCGGCGACGATGCGCGAGGAGTTCGAGCGGAAGGCGCGGATCATCGCCCAGCAGGTGGCCTGCGCGCGCTGGATCGGGCTCGGCCGCCTGCCCCGGCGGATCCTCTGGGCCTACGTGTCGCACAAGCTTCTCCGCTACGCCGTGCCGTGGCTCGCGCTGGCGGCGCTCGGACTCGGCCTGCCCGCCGCGCTCGCCGGGTCGGCCGCCGGCGCGCTGGCGGCCGCGGCCGTCCTCGCGCCGGCGGCGCTCGCCGCGGTGCCTCCACCCCGGGGCGCGCGCGGCCCGGGGGCGCTGCTTCGACTCGCGCGGTACCTGGTCGTCGTGAACGCGGCCGCCGCCGCCGGGACGCTCCGCGGGCTGCTCGGGCGGGCCCAGGCGGCCTGGACGGTCCCGCGGAGCACGCGGGGCGAGGAGGAGCGAAAGGGCTCGCCGGCGGCCCCGGTGGGATAATCCGCCGCCGATGCTCCTGCTCTTGTATCTGGCCGTCGCCGCGGGCGGCGCCATGATCCTCGCCCCCCTCGCCGGCCGCCTCGCGGCGCGCGTCGGCGCCGAAGACCGTCCCGACCTGGCGCGAAAGGTCCATCGCGAGGTGACGCCCCGGCTCGGCGGCCTGGCGATCCTCGCCGGGGCGCTGCTGGCCGTGGGGGCCGCCGTCCTGTCGGGATCGCCGGGCGGCGAGCGGATCGCCGAGCTGCCGGTGCCGATCGCCGGGCTCGGGGTCGCCGCCCTGCTGATCGCCGCCGTCGGTTTCGCCGACGACGTTTGGACGCTGAGCCCGTGGGTGAAGCTCGCGGGCGAACTGGCGGCCGCGGGGGTCGCCTGGGCAGCGGGCTTCCGCATCGAGACGCTCGATCTCGGCCTCGGGGCGGTTCGGCTCGGCCCGCTCGCCGCCGCGGCGACGATCCTCTGGATGGTCGCCGCGATGAACGCCCTGAACCTCATCGACGGGCTGGACGGCCTGGCGGCGACGATGGCGCTGCTCGCGGTCGCGCCTCTCGCGATCCAGGCGGTCCTCGCGTCGGGACCCGTCGCGGCGGTGGTGGCGGTGGCGCTGGCGGGCGGGGTCGCCGGCTTCCTGGTGCACAACGCGCCGCCGGCCCGCCAGTTCATGGGATCGTGCGGCAGCCTCCTCATCGGGCTCGTCCTGGCCTGCCTGGCGGTCGGCACGCTGCGCGGGAAGGTCGGCTTCAACCCGGCCGTGCCCGCCCTGGCCCTCGGCGTGCCCCTGCTCGACACGTTCCTCGCCGTGCTCAGGAGGGTGGCGCGGGGCGAGAACCCGATGCGCGCGGACCGGCAGCATCTCCACCACCGGCTCCTCGACGCGGGGTTCGGACCGCGCCGCGCCGTCGCGGCACTCGCCGCCGTGCAGGGCTTCTTCTCGCTGCTCGCGGTGGCGTCGCTGCTCTTGCCCCGGGAACTCTCCCTCGTGCCGCTCGTGCCGGCGGCGGTCGCCGCCGCGCTCCTCGCCCACCGACTGGGCTATGGCGC encodes the following:
- a CDS encoding glycosyltransferase: MRRVETSLAAWPQIAGTLALACLAVGLYAYAGYPLLVRLLPRRRRPVAPAGGPLPAVSVLVAAHNEARVIERRVRNLLEQDYPTDRLEVLVVSDASDDGTDEIVRSIADPRVRLFRQPRRAGKTAGINRIGAEARGAILVQTDANVLFAPGTLRALARAFDDATVGVAIGEVVFTNEDDPDVSAGEGLYWRFETWTKRCEAERDLLAVANGGVYAIRRSLWRPLPPQIAGDAAEPLLAAIAGLRTIVVPEARAYERAAATMREEFERKARIIAQQVACARWIGLGRLPRRILWAYVSHKLLRYAVPWLALAALGLGLPAALAGSAAGALAAAAVLAPAALAAVPPPRGARGPGALLRLARYLVVVNAAAAAGTLRGLLGRAQAAWTVPRSTRGEEERKGSPAAPVG
- a CDS encoding undecaprenyl/decaprenyl-phosphate alpha-N-acetylglucosaminyl 1-phosphate transferase, with the translated sequence MLLLLYLAVAAGGAMILAPLAGRLAARVGAEDRPDLARKVHREVTPRLGGLAILAGALLAVGAAVLSGSPGGERIAELPVPIAGLGVAALLIAAVGFADDVWTLSPWVKLAGELAAAGVAWAAGFRIETLDLGLGAVRLGPLAAAATILWMVAAMNALNLIDGLDGLAATMALLAVAPLAIQAVLASGPVAAVVAVALAGGVAGFLVHNAPPARQFMGSCGSLLIGLVLACLAVGTLRGKVGFNPAVPALALGVPLLDTFLAVLRRVARGENPMRADRQHLHHRLLDAGFGPRRAVAALAAVQGFFSLLAVASLLLPRELSLVPLVPAAVAAALLAHRLGYGALISGRRGRG